The following coding sequences lie in one Arthrobacter sp. PGP41 genomic window:
- a CDS encoding flavin monoamine oxidase family protein, translated as MLNLNRDVVVVGAGPSGLTAARELKKAGLSVAVLEARDRVGGRTWTDTVDGAMLEIGGQWVSPDQTVLLDLLQELGLQTYPRYREGDSMYIGKDGIPVRYAGDTFPVGPDTEAEMNKLINLLDSLAAEIGPAEPWAHPRARELDTVSFHHWLRRHSGNEEACNNIGLFIAGGMLTKPAHAFSALQAVLMAASAGSFTHLTDEDFILDRRVVGGMQQVSLLLARDLGDDVVLNSPVRTINWEPDPDGGHRVTVESDRATVKARFVIMAVPPNLYSRVSFNPPLPRRQHQMHQHQSLGLVIKVHAVYSRPFWRSSGLSGTCFGAGSLVQEVYDNTNFGDTRGTLVGFVSDEKADAVFELGADERKRAILESIAGFLGAEALEPEVYYESDWGSEEWTRGAYASSYDLGGLHRYGKDQHAPVGPIYWSSSDLAAEGYQHVDGAIRMGQRTAASICKAARLAVPA; from the coding sequence ATGCTGAACCTGAACCGCGACGTCGTGGTCGTCGGAGCCGGACCCTCGGGACTCACCGCAGCCCGTGAACTGAAGAAGGCCGGCCTGAGCGTCGCCGTACTGGAGGCACGCGACCGCGTGGGCGGCCGCACCTGGACCGACACCGTGGACGGCGCCATGCTGGAAATCGGCGGCCAGTGGGTCTCGCCGGACCAGACCGTGCTCCTCGACCTCCTCCAGGAACTCGGCCTCCAGACCTATCCCCGCTACCGCGAGGGCGATTCGATGTATATCGGCAAGGACGGCATCCCCGTCCGCTACGCAGGCGACACCTTCCCCGTAGGCCCGGATACCGAAGCCGAGATGAACAAACTCATCAACCTGCTGGACAGCCTCGCCGCCGAGATCGGCCCGGCCGAGCCCTGGGCCCACCCCAGGGCTCGGGAACTGGACACCGTCTCCTTCCACCATTGGCTCCGCCGGCACTCCGGCAATGAAGAGGCCTGCAACAACATCGGCCTCTTCATTGCCGGCGGCATGCTCACCAAGCCCGCGCACGCGTTCTCCGCCCTGCAGGCCGTGCTGATGGCCGCCTCGGCGGGGTCCTTCACCCATCTCACCGACGAGGACTTCATCCTGGACCGGCGTGTTGTGGGCGGCATGCAGCAGGTCTCCCTGCTGCTCGCGCGGGACCTGGGGGACGACGTCGTCCTTAATTCCCCGGTGCGTACCATCAACTGGGAGCCGGACCCCGACGGCGGCCACCGCGTCACCGTCGAATCGGACCGTGCCACCGTCAAGGCCCGGTTCGTGATCATGGCTGTGCCGCCCAACCTCTACTCCCGCGTCTCGTTCAACCCGCCGCTGCCACGCCGCCAGCACCAGATGCACCAGCACCAGTCGCTGGGCCTGGTGATCAAGGTGCACGCCGTCTACAGTCGCCCGTTCTGGCGCAGCTCCGGTCTGTCCGGCACCTGCTTCGGCGCCGGCTCCCTGGTGCAGGAGGTCTACGACAACACCAACTTCGGCGATACCAGGGGCACCCTGGTGGGCTTCGTCTCCGATGAAAAGGCCGACGCCGTCTTCGAGTTGGGTGCCGACGAACGCAAGCGCGCCATTCTGGAGTCCATCGCCGGCTTCCTCGGCGCCGAAGCGCTCGAGCCCGAGGTCTACTACGAGTCCGACTGGGGCTCTGAGGAATGGACCCGCGGCGCCTACGCGTCCAGCTACGACCTCGGCGGACTCCACCGCTACGGCAAGGACCAGCATGCCCCAGTCGGGCCTATCTACTGGTCCTCCTCCGACCTTGCCGCCGAAGGGTACCAGCACGTCGATGGTGCCATCCGGATGGGCCAGCGGACTGCTGCCAGCATCTGCAAGGCAGCCCGCTTGGCCGTTCCCGCCTGA